A region from the Mycolicibacterium phlei genome encodes:
- a CDS encoding ABC-F family ATP-binding cassette domain-containing protein, with protein MSSIVVSTLSFSWPDDTPLFDGLSVTIGPGRTGLVGANGAGKSALLRLIAGELTPSAGSVTVDGRVGYLPQTLPIAGPDRRVADLLGIAPVLDALAALAEGDASEAVFAAIGEDWDVEERARAQLDRLGLDHIALDRRLATLSGGEIITIGLAGQLLGRPDVLLLDEPTNNLDTEARHRLYTALDEFTGCLLLVSHDRVLLDRMDTIAELRNGEITLYGGNFTAYTDTVDAMQRRAETRIRTAEQQLRREKREKQLARERAARRANTAARNLKDAGLPKIVAGAMKRRAQESAGRIDGVNVERVAEAQDRLREAERELRDDDTLVLDLPDTDVPAGRDVLIANGLRASRGDRVLFDGVDLTVRGPERIALTGRNGSGKTTLLRILNGDLPPDTGTVRRADGRVAYLSQRLDLLDPHRTVAESLAAAAPGLTHTRRMHLLAQFLFTGDRIHLPVHALSGGERLRATLACVLFAEPAPQLLLLDEPTNNLDLVSVGQLRSALAAYRGAFIVVSHDERFLADIGVHRWLRLSGGRLHEG; from the coding sequence ATGTCTTCCATCGTCGTCTCCACCCTGTCCTTCTCCTGGCCCGACGACACCCCACTGTTCGACGGGCTGTCGGTGACCATCGGCCCCGGGCGCACCGGTCTGGTCGGTGCGAACGGCGCCGGAAAGTCCGCGCTGCTGCGCCTGATCGCCGGTGAGCTCACCCCGTCGGCGGGGTCGGTGACCGTCGACGGTCGCGTCGGCTATCTGCCGCAGACCCTGCCGATCGCCGGCCCGGACCGCCGGGTCGCCGACCTGCTCGGCATCGCGCCGGTACTCGACGCGCTCGCCGCGCTGGCCGAAGGCGACGCGAGCGAGGCCGTCTTCGCCGCCATCGGCGAGGACTGGGACGTCGAGGAGCGCGCCCGCGCCCAACTCGACCGGCTCGGCCTCGACCACATCGCGCTGGACCGGCGGCTCGCCACGCTGTCCGGCGGCGAGATCATCACGATCGGTCTGGCCGGCCAACTGCTCGGCCGCCCCGACGTGCTGCTGCTCGACGAGCCCACCAACAACCTCGACACCGAGGCCCGCCACCGGCTGTACACCGCGCTCGACGAGTTCACCGGCTGCCTGCTGCTGGTCAGCCACGACCGCGTCCTGCTCGACCGGATGGACACCATCGCCGAACTTCGCAACGGTGAAATCACGCTCTACGGCGGCAATTTCACCGCCTACACCGACACCGTCGACGCCATGCAACGACGCGCGGAGACCAGGATCCGCACCGCCGAACAACAGCTCAGGCGCGAGAAACGGGAGAAACAGCTCGCCCGCGAACGCGCGGCCCGCCGTGCCAACACCGCCGCACGCAACCTCAAGGACGCCGGTCTGCCGAAAATCGTTGCCGGAGCGATGAAACGCCGCGCACAGGAGTCGGCGGGCCGCATCGACGGGGTCAACGTCGAGCGCGTCGCCGAGGCGCAAGACCGGCTGCGGGAGGCCGAACGCGAACTGCGCGACGACGACACCCTGGTGCTCGACCTGCCCGACACCGACGTACCCGCGGGCCGGGATGTGCTGATCGCCAACGGGTTACGGGCGTCCCGCGGTGACCGCGTGCTGTTTGACGGGGTCGATCTGACCGTGCGCGGCCCCGAACGTATCGCGCTGACCGGGCGCAACGGGTCGGGGAAGACGACGCTGTTGCGCATCCTCAACGGCGATCTTCCGCCCGACACGGGCACGGTCCGGCGCGCCGACGGCCGCGTCGCCTACCTGTCGCAGCGGCTCGACCTGCTCGACCCGCACCGCACCGTCGCCGAGAGCCTGGCCGCCGCCGCGCCCGGCCTGACCCACACCCGCCGGATGCACCTGCTGGCGCAGTTCCTGTTCACCGGCGACCGGATCCACCTGCCGGTGCACGCGTTGTCGGGCGGAGAGCGTCTGCGCGCGACGCTGGCCTGCGTGCTGTTCGCCGAACCCGCGCCGCAGCTGCTGCTGCTCGACGAACCGACCAACAACCTCGACCTGGTCAGCGTCGGGCAGCTGCGGTCGGCGCTGGCCGCGTACCGCGGGGCGTTCATCGTGGTCAGCCACGACGAACGGTTCCTCGCCGACATCGGGGTGCACCGCTGGCTGCGGTTGTCCGGCGGGCGTCTCCACGAGGGCTGA
- a CDS encoding ESX-1 secretion-associated protein, with translation MGTRSWAVEVAMNQMYVQTDGVRTFAQIHDQVASELSQVIGGGAAEATGVTTSHGPIASAVSDALSSVLGARHGTMRTTANSSSTIAELLAKAAAMYEGGDQQGADRLRKAAEALQDAETAQAGGSSPSTGQVAAPPAATPAGGGGADVAGQLAGQIGQQVGQALGAVTGSIGGLVGGLAQIPQQVMQGVQGAASAGVGGAEAAGSGGAEVAELAADVATEDATGDELAVAEQAEATEQPEGAAGPANAGEQAPVEEQRPAQTRPQSRLL, from the coding sequence TTGGGCACGCGCTCGTGGGCGGTGGAGGTGGCGATGAACCAGATGTACGTGCAGACCGACGGTGTGCGCACGTTCGCCCAGATTCATGACCAGGTGGCATCGGAGTTGTCGCAGGTCATCGGCGGGGGCGCGGCAGAGGCGACGGGGGTGACGACCAGCCACGGCCCGATCGCGTCGGCGGTCAGCGACGCACTGTCCAGTGTGCTGGGCGCACGGCACGGCACCATGCGGACGACCGCCAACTCGAGCAGCACGATCGCCGAGTTGCTGGCGAAGGCCGCCGCCATGTACGAGGGCGGTGACCAACAGGGCGCCGACAGGCTGCGCAAGGCCGCCGAGGCGCTGCAGGACGCCGAGACGGCGCAGGCGGGCGGGTCGTCGCCGTCCACCGGTCAGGTGGCCGCGCCGCCCGCAGCGACACCCGCCGGTGGCGGTGGCGCCGACGTCGCGGGCCAGCTCGCCGGCCAGATCGGCCAGCAGGTGGGCCAGGCGCTCGGCGCGGTGACCGGGTCGATCGGGGGCCTCGTCGGGGGCCTGGCGCAGATTCCGCAGCAGGTCATGCAGGGCGTGCAGGGCGCGGCCTCGGCCGGGGTCGGCGGCGCTGAGGCCGCCGGATCCGGTGGTGCCGAGGTCGCCGAACTCGCCGCCGACGTCGCAACCGAGGACGCCACCGGGGACGAGCTTGCGGTCGCCGAGCAGGCGGAGGCGACCGAGCAGCCTGAGGGCGCGGCCGGACCGGCGAACGCCGGTGAACAGGCGCCGGTCGAGGAGCAGCGGCCCGCGCAGACGCGGCCGCAGTCCCGTCTCCTCTAG